The Mucilaginibacter yixingensis genome window below encodes:
- the ccsA gene encoding cytochrome c biogenesis protein CcsA, with protein sequence MNTAFKGEHLLPGHLGQFFIVLAFGGALFSAICYYFAATDANKLDKTWLRMGRLGYWLNTLSVVGIGVCLFYIIYKGLFEYHYAWAHSSRSLPVYYIISSYWEGQEGSFWLWTFWQAVLGNILIWKAGSWERPVMAVISLSQALIASMLLGVNIFNVRIGSSPFILLRDAIEGPIFSRPNYMDYIKDGNGLNPLLQNYWMVIHPPTLFLGFASMVVPFAYGIAGLWKKRYKEWVQPAISYALFAVMVLGTGIIMGSFWAYESLNFGGYWAWDPVENASLIPWLTLIGAVHVMIVYKNSGHAYFTALLLTLISFVLVLYASFLTRSGILGETSVHAFTDLGMFWHLVIDVGVFFALMVVMIIVRWKELPISKKEEETYSREFWMFVGAVFLGLSCLQLVAYTSIPVWNKMFGTNIAPVEDKVTLYNTLQGAFAVVITLFIGFTQFLKYKKTDTGKFFITALVYLVFAVLLSAVLVYITGIYKLKFIFWLVMIGAVYALVANGKVLGDAFKGKYKLAGSAVAHIGFALLLVGALISAGTSKVVSQNTSGEQYSAEFAKANNPAENIMLYKNEPVKMGGYEVTYVGDSIALPNHYFKVDYKKRDASGKVTEEFVLKPNSQANRKMGLVSSPDTKHYLLHDLYTHVSMAPIKYDDELNGTAGDAGHGSEADDDKNYDPPVVHQTAVGDTIRFREGYMVLKALNSQAHVQNIALSGNDVAVGAQLEIVSHGKTYTTEPVFMIKNGNGFDFARKVEDIGLKVRLTKLLVKGQDARAEISVYQQPESKKQYIVMRAISFPYINFFWSGTIIMVIGFLLSIFRRNKEMKKS encoded by the coding sequence ATGAATACAGCTTTTAAAGGCGAACACCTGCTGCCCGGCCATCTTGGGCAATTTTTTATAGTCCTGGCGTTTGGCGGTGCCTTATTTTCTGCCATCTGTTATTATTTCGCGGCAACCGATGCTAACAAGCTCGATAAAACGTGGTTGCGCATGGGCCGTTTGGGCTACTGGTTAAACACCTTGTCTGTTGTAGGCATAGGTGTTTGCTTGTTCTATATTATTTACAAAGGCTTATTTGAGTATCACTACGCATGGGCGCACTCATCACGTTCGTTGCCTGTGTATTATATCATTTCCAGCTATTGGGAAGGACAAGAGGGCAGCTTCTGGCTGTGGACCTTCTGGCAAGCGGTACTGGGTAATATCCTGATCTGGAAAGCCGGATCATGGGAGCGCCCGGTAATGGCGGTCATCTCCCTGTCGCAAGCTTTGATTGCTTCGATGCTGTTGGGGGTAAACATCTTCAATGTACGTATTGGTAGCTCTCCATTTATTTTGCTGCGCGATGCCATTGAGGGCCCAATTTTCAGTCGCCCTAACTACATGGATTACATTAAAGACGGTAACGGCCTTAATCCGCTGCTGCAAAACTATTGGATGGTTATTCACCCGCCAACCTTGTTTTTGGGTTTTGCCAGCATGGTAGTGCCTTTTGCTTATGGTATTGCCGGTCTTTGGAAAAAACGTTATAAAGAGTGGGTTCAGCCTGCAATCTCATATGCGCTGTTTGCGGTAATGGTGCTGGGTACCGGTATCATTATGGGTTCGTTCTGGGCTTATGAGTCGCTCAACTTTGGCGGTTATTGGGCTTGGGACCCTGTGGAGAATGCTTCGCTGATTCCGTGGCTGACACTGATTGGTGCCGTTCACGTCATGATCGTTTACAAAAACTCTGGTCATGCTTACTTTACGGCTTTGTTGCTTACGCTTATCAGCTTTGTGCTGGTGTTGTATGCATCGTTCCTAACCCGTAGCGGTATTTTGGGCGAAACATCTGTACATGCCTTTACAGATTTGGGTATGTTCTGGCACCTGGTGATAGATGTAGGTGTGTTCTTTGCGCTGATGGTGGTGATGATCATCGTGCGCTGGAAAGAACTGCCGATTAGCAAAAAAGAGGAAGAAACCTACTCGCGCGAGTTCTGGATGTTTGTGGGCGCGGTATTCCTGGGCTTGTCTTGTTTGCAACTGGTGGCCTATACCTCCATCCCGGTGTGGAATAAAATGTTTGGTACAAACATTGCCCCGGTAGAAGATAAGGTAACTCTTTACAATACCCTGCAAGGTGCTTTTGCTGTGGTGATTACCTTATTCATCGGCTTCACCCAGTTCCTGAAATATAAAAAGACCGATACTGGTAAATTCTTTATCACCGCTTTGGTTTACCTGGTGTTCGCGGTACTGCTTAGCGCGGTGCTGGTTTACATAACCGGTATCTATAAGCTGAAATTTATTTTCTGGCTGGTAATGATTGGCGCGGTTTATGCGCTGGTAGCTAACGGCAAGGTTTTAGGCGATGCCTTTAAAGGCAAGTACAAACTGGCCGGATCTGCTGTGGCGCACATTGGTTTTGCCTTGTTGCTGGTTGGTGCCCTGATTTCTGCCGGTACCAGCAAAGTGGTATCGCAAAATACCAGCGGTGAGCAGTACAGTGCCGAGTTTGCCAAAGCCAATAACCCGGCCGAGAATATTATGCTCTACAAAAACGAGCCGGTAAAAATGGGTGGCTACGAAGTAACCTACGTTGGTGATTCTATAGCCTTACCAAATCACTATTTTAAAGTTGATTACAAGAAGCGCGATGCCAGTGGTAAAGTAACCGAAGAGTTTGTGCTGAAACCAAACTCGCAGGCCAACCGCAAGATGGGTTTAGTGTCATCGCCTGATACTAAACACTACCTGCTGCACGATTTGTACACACACGTGAGCATGGCGCCAATTAAATATGACGATGAGCTGAACGGTACCGCAGGCGACGCTGGTCACGGTAGTGAGGCTGACGATGACAAAAACTATGATCCACCGGTAGTACATCAGACTGCCGTGGGTGATACGATCCGCTTCCGCGAAGGTTATATGGTACTGAAAGCTTTGAATAGCCAGGCGCACGTACAAAACATCGCCCTGTCTGGCAACGATGTAGCGGTAGGTGCTCAATTGGAAATCGTGTCGCACGGCAAAACTTACACTACCGAGCCGGTATTCATGATCAAAAATGGTAACGGTTTTGACTTTGCACGCAAGGTAGAAGATATTGGCTTGAAAGTACGTTTAACCAAGCTGCTGGTAAAAGGCCAGGATGCCCGCGCCGAAATCAGCGTGTATCAACAGCCTGAAAGCAAAAAGCAATACATTGTAATGCGCGCCATCAGCTTCCCTTATATCAACTTCTTTTGGTCGGGCACCATCATCATGGTGATTGGTTTCCTGCTGTCTATCTTTAGAAGGAATAAGGAGATGAAGAAGTCTTGA
- a CDS encoding cytochrome c maturation protein CcmE: MKKSSIIGLVVIAIAIAVVISTYTNTSTYGNFAEAQKSQTSLQVVGHLSKEKPLYYDATKDANYFSFYMKDKAGKECKVVFIGTKPQDFERSEQIVLTGKMKGSEFLASKILMKCPSKYTQDKLEETEVKSTQQASI; this comes from the coding sequence ATGAAGAAAAGTTCGATCATTGGTTTAGTGGTAATTGCCATCGCCATAGCAGTTGTTATCAGTACTTACACAAATACAAGCACTTACGGTAATTTTGCCGAAGCGCAAAAAAGTCAGACATCATTGCAGGTGGTTGGTCATTTAAGCAAAGAGAAACCTTTGTATTATGATGCTACTAAAGATGCCAACTACTTTTCTTTTTATATGAAAGATAAAGCGGGTAAAGAGTGTAAAGTAGTTTTCATTGGCACCAAACCGCAGGATTTTGAACGTTCCGAGCAAATTGTACTTACCGGCAAAATGAAGGGTAGCGAGTTTCTGGCATCAAAAATTTTGATGAAATGTCCATCTAAATATACCCAGGATAAACTAGAAGAAACCGAAGTTAAATCAACCCAGCAAGCCAGCATATAA